Proteins encoded within one genomic window of Paramisgurnus dabryanus chromosome 11, PD_genome_1.1, whole genome shotgun sequence:
- the LOC135729735 gene encoding 4-galactosyl-N-acetylglucosaminide 3-alpha-L-fucosyltransferase 9-like: MISNGALPYRLVIVVTIACLAILFWFSFLNNCTQVQKPQHSEKLHEPVDATARPDLVKEEKPILLLWFWPENFSFNLSDCQTIFNIDSCFLTDNRSLYSNADAVLIYHKSINRDLSNLPPSPRPPFQKWIWFNLESPYHTARKPGIENLFNHTLSYRQDADIFTRLHLTVRKTPDENFEIPKKEKLVCWIVSNKGARERNAYYNELKKHIYVHMYGKVNGTCLEHKDYYSTIASCKFYLSFENSIYKDYITEKINGPLSVGTVPVVLGPPRKNYENFIPGDAFIHVQDFPDAKSLAEYLMRLDLDEVAYRRYFNWRRHFSPQPHLLQQQEFDLPICTACEYIATHKYYKEIHDLYKWYNN, encoded by the coding sequence ATGATCTCAAATGGAGCTTTGCCGTATCGTCTGGTTATAGTGGTGACAATCGCATGTCTTGCCATCTTGTTCTGGTTCTCGTTTCTCAACAACTGCACACAAGTTCAAAAGCCTCAGCACTCAGAAAAACTTCATGAGCCAGTGGATGCCACTGCGAGACCTGATCTAGTAAAGGAAGAGAAACCAATACTGTTGTTATGGTTCTGGCCTGAAAACTTCAGTTTTAACCTGAGCGATTGTCAAACAATTTTCAATATTGACAGTTGTTTTTTGACGGACAACAGATCTCTTTACAGCAACGCAGACGCTGTCCTCATCTATCACAAATCTATTAACCGGGATCTGTCCAACCTTCCACCATCTCCTCGCCCCCCATTCCAGAAGTGGATTTGGTTTAACCTGGAATCACCATATCACACGGCAAGAAAACCAGGCATTGAAAATCTGTTCAACCACACACTTAGCTACAGACAGGATGCTGATATTTTTACAAGGTTGCACTTAACTGTCAGAAAAACTCCTGATGAAAATTTTGAAATTCCCAAGAAGGAAAAATTGGTCTGTTGGATTGTAAGTAACAAAGGCGCCAGAGAGAGGAACGCTTATTATAATGAACTTAAGAAGCATATCTACGTACATATGTACGGGAAGGTTAATGGAACATGCCTGGAGCACAAGGACTACTATTCCACCATAGCCAGCTGCAAATTTTATCTCTCCTTTGAGAACTCCATTTACAAGGACTACATCACTGAAAAGATAAATGGACCCCTATCAGTAGGTACTGTACCTGTGGTGCTGGGACCTCCCAGAAAAAACTATGAAAACTTTATACCCGGTGATGCTTTCATTCATGTGCAAGACTTCCCAGATGCAAAGTCACTCGCAGAATATCTCATGCGTCTGGACCTGGACGAAGTCGCATATCGCAGGTACTTTAACTGGAGGAGACATTTCTCACCACAACCTCATTTACTACAGCAACAAGAGTTTGATCTGCCCATCTGCACGGCCTGTGAATATATAGCAACACACAAATACTATAAAGAAATTCACGATCTCTATAAATGGTACAACAATTAA